From a region of the Pongo abelii isolate AG06213 chromosome 9, NHGRI_mPonAbe1-v2.0_pri, whole genome shotgun sequence genome:
- the ASCL3 gene encoding achaete-scute homolog 3 gives MMDNRGNSGLPDKLPIFPDSAHLPLTRSFYLEPMVTFHVHPEAPVPSPYSEELPLLPFPSDSLIPGNYSEPCPFSFPMPYPNYRRCEYSYGPAFIRKRNERERQRVKCVNEGYAQLRHHLPEEYLEKRLSKVETLRAAIKYINYLQSLLYPDKAETKNNPGKVSSMIATTSHHADPMFRIV, from the coding sequence ATGATGGACAACAGAGGCAACTCTGGTCTACCTGACAAACTTCCTATCTTCCCCGATTCTGCCCACTTGCCACTGACCAGGTCCTTCTATCTGGAGCCCATGGTCACTTTCCACGTGCACCCGGAGGCCCCGGTGCCATCCCCTTACTCTGAGGAGCTGCCACTGTTGCCTTTTCCCAGTGACTCCCTTATCCCGGGAAATTACAGTGAACCCTGCCCCTTCTCTTTCCCGATGCCTTATCCAAATTACAGAAGGTGCGAGTACTCCTACGGGCCAGCCTTCATCCGGAAAAGGAATGAGCGGGAAAGGCAGCGGGTGAAATGTGTCAATGAAGGCTACGCCCAGCTCCGCCATCATCTGCCAGAGGAGTATTTGGAGAAGCGACTCAGCAAAGTGGAAACTCTCAGAGCTGCGATCAAGTACATTAACTACCTGCAGTCTCTTCTGTACCCTGATAAAGCTGAGACCAAGAATAACCCTGGAAAAGTTTCCTCCATGATAGCAACCACCAGCCACCATGCTGATCCTATGTTCAGAATTGTTTGA